The genomic stretch GAATATCCTGTTGCTGATGTACCTTTCGAATTGAAATttggtttaatacacttgttgccaaggtttagtggtcttgtAGGTGAGGATCCGCATAGGCATCTAAAAGAATTTTAGGTTGTGTGTTCTACACCATTGAGCCCTCAAGGAATTACCGAAGATCATGTCAAGCTTAGAGCATTTCCATTCTCACTACAAGGTGCTGTAAAAGATTgattatattatcttgagccaaattcTATTACAAGTTGGAATAATATGAAGAAAATCTTCTTAGAAAGTTTTTCCCTGCTTCAAGAGCTTCTtcaatcagaaaagaaatatgTGGTATTAGTCAGGTTGACATGGAATCATTAGCCGAATACTAGGAGAGATTCAAGCAGTTAGTGTCGAGTTGTCCTCACCACCAGATTTCTGAACAAATATCTGAAGAAGAGATGGAATAGGAAGAGATTATTGTTGAGGTGGATCATGTCGATGCTGAATTGCATATCCCAAATCAAGTTGAAGAAGAAGCACAAGATGCTGAAGATATTAAGAAAGACGAGGAAACTGTCGATGACTACCTGTTGGCAAGAGATAGGCCGAGAAGAGTCATTAAACCACCTCAAAGACTTGGGTATGCAGATCTCATAGCTTATACCTTAATCTCTACAAAGACTTGGAACAAAGGAATATCAACACAAACAGTCTCGAAGTGCTTCAAGTGTGCGATAAACTCAGTTTCTCTATTAGCATACATGATGTTGTTCCATAAATCCATGACATGTTCATGTCTTTCAGATTTAACATATTCCTTACATTTCATGCTAACTTTTTTGAAATATGGAACAAACGCAACAGATGAATTGAATTTGGAAATACAACTTCCATATCATCATCAACACAAGCTCCCGGTCCGTCACCACAACCTTCGATAGCAATTTCTCGGAAGAGAACAACTTTTTAAGCCTCTCCAGTGCCCATTTGAAGTTCTCCTCTCTTTCATGTTTCAAATAGGCAAAGTCTACCGAAAACGTCAATTTTGTTGACGTAACACCAACAATCTTAAGTAGTGGTATCCGATACATGTATGATCACGATGCACATAATAAAAAATCTAATAAATTAAAGTATGTCGAAAATATATCAAATTATAATCACGATGCAcattatttatttgttttgtaTGTACAATAAAAAATCAATACCAAATTAAACATATTCAACAACTTCGCTGAATCAGGATGTGTCCATAAGATATCAGCAACAATATTTAAATCTTCCCTGTTTCTAGTCCAACACATGTATTTTTTCAACATTTGCATTTTCGTCAATTGACCTCTCTTGCTCGCATTGTACGTAGCTCTAGCTTTATACACCTGGATAACACTAATGGGGTTTTCTGGATCTTTATTTTTCAAAGCAACATCTATGTCCCGTGGAGCCATGTTGTCCTTCGTCATGTCATTCACAAAATTTCTTTCATGAACTTTTAGACGATCTAGTATGTCATGACCTTCTAAATCCTTAGATAGTTTATGATTGTGCAACCCACACCTAACTATCATCTTCCAACCCTACCACTCGGGGCAGATCTTAGTCTAAAAGGACATTTCACTTTCATACTATAAATTTCCTCTGAGGATTTACTACTTTCAACTACATTCTTTCTTTTATAATCCCCTCCTCTCTCACACTCCATAATCAATCCTTCTTTCCAACCTTGCTTGTCATTTGCAATATCAGAACGAACAGTCATAACAATAAAAAGTATATTATCAATATCATATAGAGGCGGGAAAATATTTAAATTAGACGTGTTACCTAAAAAACACACTGCGTTAGTGGTGAAGAACTGCGTAAAATTTGTGCATAATTTTGTAGATGATCCTGTCGGCTATAGACCACACAAATAAAATGTTTTTCCTGTTTTCTTCACTGTTACCGGGAATTTGATTTATATGCAAAATTTTCGACATACCAAAATTTGTAAATTTCCAATATCCAAAAATGTTAAAAATTTGCGGAAATTTTTGTTTCTCCCCGAAAATTAAATTGACAATTTTCAGCATGGGTTTAAGATTTTCCAAAAAAATATCATATTTTTGAAATTTCCagcatttttcatcaaaaattttcaaatattcggaataaatgaaatttttttaaaaaatacaaaaaatacatGCTGAAAATTTTATTTGTAATATGTTAGTATGAGTgaatatattaaaaaaaattaattgatAAATAATAACTGTAACActttaaaatttttaaaattaTGTAGGTAGCGAGTATAAGTGGGTGTAAAGAATTTAACTTTTCATCCCACCTATACCTAACATCCCATTTAAAACAACTTTGTGGTCCACCAATGCTTATGTTTTTATGCAACATGTGTGCCTAAACGTGTCCACCAAAAACTCTAATAAGGACAAGAAAATAATTTATACTATTTCGAttcaaaaatatatattataaatttttatttttcacacAATTTTTCTGGTTTCTGATTGAATCTTTATACAGTCGCAAGCAAAACATACGTGAAATCTTCCTATTGCGCGAGTTTCTTACGAGTTGTGTCAAAAATAATCTAAATTAGATTCAAAAGAAGTGCAAATTGGAGTATAGGGATGAGGAGAGAAGATAGTTTGGattaggggtggcaaacgggcgTGTCCGCCCCGTTTATGTCCGCCCCGTTTTATGCCCGCTCCGcaaaagccaaaaaaaaaatggGGCAGGacggtcatagttgaggatgcgggtctaaaacttagacccgccccgcaaaaaagtgagggcggggcgggAAAGCCCGCGGACACTGCATTCTTTAAGtctaaaaatataaaaatttataTAAATACACGTGCCCACAAAAACTCGAAAAAAAACGGGACGGGGCagacacatttgagggtgagggcctaaatctttggggcggacacatttgagggtgagggcctaaatccttggcccgccccgcacaaaagtgcgggcaaaacggaCATGCCTAGCGGACtgagcccgttttgccacccctagtttGGATGGATAGAGAAGTTGGCTAATGTTGTTCCGTGACAGTTTGAAACTCGTGACTTATTTGACCCAAGAAAGAGACTAGTGGCTACTAGTGGTTATGAGGTCCACCAATTTTGTGGTACACCTTTTGCTATTTCATGCCAGAAAAACTCTTTAATAAGGACAACAAAATAATTTATACTATTTCTAttctaaaatatatatatataaatttttaTTTATCACACAGTTTTTCTGGTTTCTGATTGAATATTTCTTGAGTTTTGGTTGAGACATGCCATTAAAATTTGCATTATAGGAAATCTTGGATAATGGGGGGATCTGCAATTAAGTAGAAATAGAGAAACTCTTGGAATTATATTGTTTTTATACATCTCTTGATTCTATCTATCTATTATATGTATGTATCAACTTTGATCTCTCCTCCTATCATATACTACATATCATACCAACTTCTACTAGAGCAGCATGAGGGATTTTCAGAGCAACTGGTGGTTCCCTCCCATTTCTTTCAAAGAAACGAAATACCATTATTAAGAATATCTTTAGATAGTTCGATCCACCACGCACCACCAAATGTGACTGTCCTAAGAAATAAGCACTTCCACTCTCCCTTGCGTCAATCAGTTCCAAAAGCTCCTTCTTAACAGATTCATCCATTTTAGGAACACTACTAGCAGGTGGCAGCATGAACctcactttttttcttttcttacAAGACTTACTACTACTCGCCAATACCGTATGATCATTATCATCCATTGCTATTGGACTTACCTGAGCTTCATTCATAATGCTCACTTGGTTGCTTGTTTCATTCATCAGAGGGACTAATGCATTTCCGTCGGATGAATTTCCTACTATAATCATTCTTTCATCTGGCGAAACCATTGATTCAATGTCAGTAACATGTTCGATGGAAATGAATTCTCCAATAGCACGAATGATCTTCTCCTCAAAATCATTTGTGTCCCTTATATTATCACAATATCCATATCTCACAATGCAACGATATATTTTATAATCTCTTGGTCCAATCCTTCCTATGAGATACCTTTCACTTTCGGGAACATGAGGCACCGGCATAGACTTGAAGGACACCATGATCAACACTTGATGAAATGCAGGAAGATTAGTAATAAAATGTGAAAAGAAAGCTGGGATGCCTGTCACTATGTCTGTGTAAATGAAGCCAATTCCAGCTACCCTTGAAATCCCGAGACCCGGACTAACATCTATTAGCCATTCAGTTGATACTTTGTTTTGTAAATCAAACTCATACTTCTTCACCGTTCCATAATGCCATGAAAGCATGACTGTCATGGACACTATCAAAAGGACAACTAGATACCAAGCTCCCCTGTGAAATTGCAGCATACAGGCCGAAAGATATGCAACCTCGATAACGCCAAAACATAACAGAAAGCATGCAGATATCAACAAATTCTTCTCCCAATACAAAGCGATGACTAGCGACATGAGACTAGTTGTGACCAGCATTCCAGATATGATAGCCAAACCTGCCACAGATGGAGAGCTTAATCTAACCAGAAATTAAAGTGTAGCagaaatgaagaaaaataaaattgaaGTCATAGAAAGAACATACTTGTTGCGTTGCCGATCTTCACCATGTCTCTGAAACCAATTGTGACAGCTAGACTGAAAATCATCAATAACCAATTGACATCGGGGATGTAAACCTGGCCATGTATTGTTTTTGATGTGTGAATGACTTTCACCCTGGGAAAGCAATTTAGTGCCAGACACTGGTTAATAATAGAGAAGCATGCTGTTATAGTTGCTTGGCTTCCGACAGCCGAAGAAAGTAGGGATACTACTATGAATATATGTTTGGAATGACCTGCAGTATGTCACCAACAATCACTTTAACACAGCGACCAAAAATATGTAGTATCTTGGAAATAAAAAGGGTGGGATGAACTTACTTGGCACAGATTGACTAAGATGATTAAAATTATTAGTCTGCAAGTTTTTAGAGATAAACGCAGCCTGGCCCGCATAACATATCACAAGAAGCGGATAGATCAAGCAAATAAACGTAATCTGCAAACAACAGAACACAAGCATGATGCACAAGTTGTAAGTTGCTAATCATTTTCAattacaaacaaatagaatagaATTGTGAAACAAGTTATGCATTCCAATACCTTGATTGATTTCTTGGAAAAATGGCCTAACCCTGCAAACATTGCCTCTGATCCT from Lathyrus oleraceus cultivar Zhongwan6 chromosome 7, CAAS_Psat_ZW6_1.0, whole genome shotgun sequence encodes the following:
- the LOC127107996 gene encoding potassium transporter 25, with protein sequence MNNKTWTQTILLSFQIVGVVYGQLSTAPLYVFSTMRSQDLDSQEVVYELFSFIFWTLTAISFIKYVLIVLKADDNREGGTFALYSLLCRNAKVGLLPCDRNANQVMLFEDTATPPSKINSHSRARRAIEKHKFCHYLILFLALFGSCMTIGAAVLTPALSVLSASYGVQRSLSELSHLFTSSQHTRDSVSNALQKYVPVPAACVILIGLFVLQPCGTHKIGFMFAPIIAVWLLFIGAVGVYNIIFWDVEILYKISPLYLFKFMRNLDVSRWRLLGSAILCAAGSEAMFAGLGHFSKKSIKITFICLIYPLLVICYAGQAAFISKNLQTNNFNHLSQSVPSHSKHIFIVVSLLSSAVGSQATITACFSIINQCLALNCFPRVKVIHTSKTIHGQVYIPDVNWLLMIFSLAVTIGFRDMVKIGNATSLAIISGMLVTTSLMSLVIALYWEKNLLISACFLLCFGVIEVAYLSACMLQFHRGAWYLVVLLIVSMTVMLSWHYGTVKKYEFDLQNKVSTEWLIDVSPGLGISRVAGIGFIYTDIVTGIPAFFSHFITNLPAFHQVLIMVSFKSMPVPHVPESERYLIGRIGPRDYKIYRCIVRYGYCDNIRDTNDFEEKIIRAIGEFISIEHVTDIESMVSPDERMIIVGNSSDGNALVPLMNETSNQVSIMNEAQVSPIAMDDNDHTVLASSSKSCKKRKKVRFMLPPASSVPKMDESVKKELLELIDARESGSAYFLGQSHLVVRGGSNYLKIFLIMVFRFFERNGREPPVALKIPHAALVEVGMICSI